Below is a window of Tissierellales bacterium DNA.
TGATTATTGGCCAGACTTTAAACCAGAACATCTTTTCCAAGCCTTAGAATGGTATGATATACAGGATATTACTTTAGGAGGATAAAATCACTCCTTTTTTTATTGCCTTTAGCTAAAATTAATGCTAATATCTAAGCATAAAGGTATGAAGGAGAGATATTTATGAAAGAATATAGTATTTTTGATATATTAGGTCCAATTATGATAGGACCTTCTAGTTCTCATACTGCTGGTGCTGCTAGATTAGGAAAAGTTTCTAGAGAAATTGTTGGGGAAAATTTTAATAAAGTTACTTTCTATCTCCATGGCTCTTTTTCTAAAACTTATAAGGGCCATGGCACTGATAAAGCTCTAGTAGCTGGTGTATTAGGTATGGGGCCTTCTGATGAGGGAATTAAAAATTCCTTTGAAATTGCTAAAAAAAAAGGTCTAGACATTAGTTTTAAAGAAACTGATTTAGGATATGAACATCCAAATAGTGTCAAAATAGTCTTTCAAAAAAATAATGAAGAGAATATTTATATAATAGGTTCTTCCATAGGTGGAGGAAATATCCTAATTACTAATATTGATGGTACAGAAGTGAACTTTAGTGGTGAATATCCAACACTGATTCTTAAATACGAAGATAAGAAAGGTGCCATTAGCAAAATAAGTACTATGCTTTCTAATGCCGATATAAATATAGGTACTATGAAAGTTACTAGAGAACGAAAAATAGCCACTATGGTTGTAGAAACAGACCATAAAGTCAATGAAAAGATCATTGATAATATTAAAAACATAAGTGAAATACTATATATAAAAGGGATAAATCCGGTAGAGAGGTGATTTTATTGTATAATAAAGGTGAAGAATTACTTAATTTATGTAATGAACAAAATAAAAAAATATATGAAATTGTTATTGAAGAAGAATGTTCTTTAACTGAACACTCAATAGAAGAAGTTCGAAATAAAATGAATGAGAACTTACAAGTTATGATAGACTCTGCTAATTCAGCTTTAAATAAAAAAATTACTTCAATAAGCGGAATTACTGGTGGAGATGCAAAAAAAGTTGAAGATTACAAAAATTCTAAAACTACAGTATCAGGAAAATTTATAAATGAAGCCATGGCAAAAGCCTTATCAACCTCAGAAGTAAA
It encodes the following:
- the sdaAB gene encoding L-serine ammonia-lyase, iron-sulfur-dependent subunit beta encodes the protein MKEYSIFDILGPIMIGPSSSHTAGAARLGKVSREIVGENFNKVTFYLHGSFSKTYKGHGTDKALVAGVLGMGPSDEGIKNSFEIAKKKGLDISFKETDLGYEHPNSVKIVFQKNNEENIYIIGSSIGGGNILITNIDGTEVNFSGEYPTLILKYEDKKGAISKISTMLSNADINIGTMKVTRERKIATMVVETDHKVNEKIIDNIKNISEILYIKGINPVER
- a CDS encoding L-serine ammonia-lyase, iron-sulfur-dependent, subunit alpha, with product MYNKGEELLNLCNEQNKKIYEIVIEEECSLTEHSIEEVRNKMNENLQVMIDSANSALNKKITSISGITGGDAKKVEDYKNSKTTVSGKFINEAMAKALSTSEV